TGGCCGCCATCCAGGGCCAGGTCGACGTGCTGACCAGCGCCGCAGGGCTTTACAAGTCGCTAGGCGGCGGCTGGCCCGCCGTGCCGACCGACGTGCGCGATGCCGGGATGGTCGGCGACGCACGGGCAACGCTGCCACCGTCAGCGTCGGCATCGACGAGCCCGCCGGCTGCGCAGTGAGGCCGCTCAGCCCGAACGCCGCGTTCGGTTGTCTCCCCTCTCCCGCCATGGCGGGAGAGGGGCCGGGGGAGAGGGCCAGCGGTGCAAATTGCGACCAGTCGGCAAGCAGATGCTCAACGCCCTCACCCCCAGCCCCTCTCCCGCAGGCGGGAGAGGGGCGCAAAAACCATCGGCAAAGTCTGAAGAGGGAAGCAGAAACCAGCGGTAGAGCCTGAACGCCCCCGCCTGTTGTCTCCCCTCTCCCGCCATGGCGGGAGAGGGGCCGGGGGTGAGGGCCAGCGGTGCAAATTGCGACCAGTCGGCAAGCAGACGCTCAACGCCCTCTCCCCCAACCCCTCTCCCGCAGGCGGGAGAGGGGAGCAAAAACCATCGGCACAGTCTGAAGAAGGGAAGCAAAAACCAGCGGTAGAGCCTGAACGCCACCGCCTGTTGTCTCCCCTCTCCCGCAGCGCGGGAGAGGGGCCGGGGGAGAGGGCCAGCGGTGCAAATTGCGACCTGTCGGCAAGCAGATGCTCAACGCCCTCACCCCCAGCCCCTCTCCCGCAGGCGGGAGAGGGGAGCAAAAACCAGCGGCAAGGTCTGAAGAGGGGAAGCAAAAACCAGCGGTAGAGCCTGAACGCCACTGCCTGTTGTCTCCCCTCTCCCGCCATGGCGGGAGAGGGGCCGGGGGAGAGGGCCAGCGGTGCAAATTGCGACCAGTTGGCAAGCAGATGCTCAACGCCCTCACCCCCAGCCCCTCTCCCGCAGGCGGGAGAGGGGAGCAAAAAGCAGCGGCAAGGTCTGAAGAGGGAAGCAGAAACCAGCGGTAGAGCCTGAACGCCACCGCCTGTTGTCTCCCCTCTCCCGCCATGGCGGGAGAGGGGCCGGGGGAGAGGGCCAGCGGTGCAAATTGCGACCAGTCGGCAAGCAGACGCTCAACGCCCTCTCCCCCAACCCCTCTCCCGCAGGCGGGAGCGGGGAGCAAAAACCAGCGGCAAGGTCTGAAGAGGGAAGCAAAAACCAGCGGGAGAGGGGAGCAAGAAAACCATCAGCAAATTCACCGCGCCGACCAAACCGCCTGCCGCACGCCGATCGCCGTCACCAGTCCATAAGCCGTAATGCCCAGCGCCACGCCGAGGAAATGGCCGTCCAGGCCCATGCCGGCGACGTTGGCCAGCAGCCAGCCGCCGCCGGCGGCCAGGGCGATGCGGCTCAGGCCGGCCAGCACGGGCCAGCGCATGCGGGCCGCGCCCAGCGAGGCGAAGTAGAGCGCCATCCCCAGCCCGAAGCCGCCGAACGCCGGGCCGACCCATGACAGCGCGCGCGCGGCGATGGCGGCCACTTCGGCGTCCTGCGTGAACAGGGCGGCAAAGCGGGCCGGTGCCAGCCCCACGGCGGCGCCCACCGACCCGGCCAGCAGCAGCGCCAGCAGCGCGCCGACCCACGCGGTGCGGCGCGCGGTGTGCCAGTCGCCGGCGCCCACGGCGCGGCCGACCAGCGCGGTGAGGGCCGATCCCACGCCGAATGCCAGCGGGATCATCAGGAACTCCAGCCGTGCCGAGATGCCGTAGGCCGCCACGGCCGTCGTGCCGTAGTGGCGCAACTGCGCGGTCACCAGGATCGTGGTCAGGTTGGCCACCGACGCCAGCGCGCAGGCCACCAGTCCCACGGCCAGGATGCGATGGAACAGCGCGCGCGACAGCTTCACGCGCAGCGTCGGCACGAAGCCCGCGCCACCGCGCAGCACCACCCAGGCCATCATCAGAGCCGCCGCCCAAGACGCCGCCGCAAGCCCCGCGCCGATGCCGGCCAGCCCCATCCCCAGCCGCTCCGCGAACCACCACGCCAGCACCGGAAACGCGATCCACATGCCGGCCAGCACGCGCGCGGCCAGCGCGTGGCGGCCGCCGCCACGCAGCACCGACGCCAGCGTGTTCGCCAGCCACGCCGGGATGGCGCCGGCGCCAAACAGCCAGATCGCATAGGTGGCGGCGGCCTCGGCGGCCGTGGCGCCCGCCACCGCGCCGAATACCGCGTGTGGAAAACCGGCCAGCGCCACCGCGAACGCCA
This sequence is a window from Cupriavidus pauculus. Protein-coding genes within it:
- a CDS encoding MATE family efflux transporter; this translates as MSKPDAMTLGGAAAPAEPVSSGEIARRIAVLAAPTSLVAFLQAASQLIETWLAARQGTAALAGWAVVLPFALLLQQMSAGAMGGGVVSAIARALGAGRRDEASTLVMHAVIIAITAGLAFAVALAGFPHAVFGAVAGATAAEAAATYAIWLFGAGAIPAWLANTLASVLRGGGRHALAARVLAGMWIAFPVLAWWFAERLGMGLAGIGAGLAAASWAAALMMAWVVLRGGAGFVPTLRVKLSRALFHRILAVGLVACALASVANLTTILVTAQLRHYGTTAVAAYGISARLEFLMIPLAFGVGSALTALVGRAVGAGDWHTARRTAWVGALLALLLAGSVGAAVGLAPARFAALFTQDAEVAAIAARALSWVGPAFGGFGLGMALYFASLGAARMRWPVLAGLSRIALAAGGGWLLANVAGMGLDGHFLGVALGITAYGLVTAIGVRQAVWSAR